The Armatimonadota bacterium genome includes the window CCGTCGCACTTCTTCCACCGCCTCCTGAGCCCGCTCCAGCTGCTCCGCCACCCGCGGGGGCGCAGGGCCACCGGCCACCGCCCGGGCGTGCACCGATCCTTCCGGAGAGAGGATCCCGTACACGTCCTCCTCCACCTCCGGGCAGCACGCCTGCAGCACCTCCAGGGGCAGCTCCCAGAGCTCACATCCTCTCGCCTCCGCTTCCCGCACCGCGCGGCCCGCCTGCTCGTGGGCCGTCCGGAAGGGGACACCTCGGCGGACCAGGTAATCCGCCAGGTCCGTGGCGGTCAGGAATCCCCTCCGGAGGGCGCTTCGCATACGGTCCGGGCGGTAGCGCAGCCCACGGGCGAGGGCCGTGGCGGCCTGCAGGGAACCACGGACGGTATCCAGGGCGTCGAAGAGGGGCTCCTTGTCCTCCTGGAGGTCGCTGTTGTAGGTGAGGGGAAGCCCCTTGAGGGCGGCCAGCACCGTGGTGAGAGCCCCGATGGTCCGCCCGGCCTTACCCCGGATGAGCTCCGCGGCCTCCGGGTTCTTCTTCTGGGGCATGAGACTGCTGCCCCCCGCTACGGAATCGTCCAGGGAAGCAAACCCGAACTCCTGAGTGGTCCACAGCACCACCTCCTCCGCCCACCGGGAGAGGTGACTCTGCAGCACCGCGCACGCGAACAGGGTCTCCAGCACGTAGTCCCGATCCCCCACCGCATGCATGCTGTTGAGGTAGATCTCCTCGAACCCCA containing:
- the argH gene encoding argininosuccinate lyase, with protein sequence MWGGRFGAPSDPRIRVFTRSFPFDRRLVRWDLVGSLAHARMLLEVGVLDRESGEVILQGLAGMLRDVEAGALRVEGEDEDVHTWIERVLTERIGEPARRLHTARSRNDQVATALRLYVREAAEQVVEALLELVAVWLEQAREHRETVLPGYTHLQRAQPTSLAHHLLAHVWPLLQDADRFRRVHRVSGICPLGAGALATSPYPIRPERTAELLGFEEIYLNSMHAVGDRDYVLETLFACAVLQSHLSRWAEEVVLWTTQEFGFASLDDSVAGGSSLMPQKKNPEAAELIRGKAGRTIGALTTVLAALKGLPLTYNSDLQEDKEPLFDALDTVRGSLQAATALARGLRYRPDRMRSALRRGFLTATDLADYLVRRGVPFRTAHEQAGRAVREAEARGCELWELPLEVLQACCPEVEEDVYGILSPEGSVHARAVAGGPAPPRVAEQLERAQEAVEEVRRWRRACKPPPIYTAYREGRLLGERL